DNA from Desulfovibrio sp. X2:
GGCCTTGGGCGCCTCCTCCGCGGCGGCGGGCTTCTCCTCCTCGGGCTCCTTGGGCAGGAGGCGGTGCAGCAGCTTCTTGGGCGTGATGCGCGAGTAGCCCACGGCCGAGAGCAGCTCCTCCACGCTCTTGAAGGAATACTCCTCCGCGATGGGCTCGAGGTCCCCGGACTGCAGGACCTTCGCGAAGTTCACGCCCATCTTGCGGCCTTCCTTCTCGAGCATCTCGCGGCCCAGGAGGATGCTGCGCTCGCGCTCCTCCGTGCGGATGAAGTGCTTGATGCGCGAGATGGCCTTGGCGGTCTTCACGAACTTCAGCCAATCCCGGCTCGGACGGCGCGAGGAGTCGGTGAAGACCTCCACCGTGTCGCCGTTCGTGAGCTTGGAGGACAGCGGCACGAGCTTGCCGTTGACCTTGGCGCCCGAGCAGTGGTCGCCCACCTGGGAATGGATGAGGTAGGCGAAGTCCACGGGTGTGGCGCCCTCGGGCAGCTCCTTGACGTCGCCGCGCGGGGTGAAGACGTAGACCTCGTCGGAAAAAAGGTCGGAGCGCAGGTTGGCCATGAAGTCGCGCGGATCCTTGGTCTCCTTCTGCCAGTCCAGGATCTGGCGCAGCCAGGAGAACTTCTCCATGTCCCGCGACTTCATGCCGAGCTGCGATTCCTTGTACTGCCAGTGGGCGGCCACGCCGAGCTCGGCCAGCTTGTGCATCTCGTGCGTGCGGATCTGGATCTCGATGCGCTCCCCGTCAGGGCCCACCACCGTGGTGTGCAGGCTCTGGTACATGTTGTTCTTGGGCATCGAGATGTAGTCCTTGAACCGTCCCGGCACGGGGCGCCAGGTGGCGTGGACGAGGCCCAGCACCGCGTAGCAGTCCTTGAGGCTCGAGACGACCACGCGGAAGGCGATGAGGTCGTAGACCTGATCGAAGGTCAGCCCCTGTTGGAGCATCTTGTTGTAGATGCTGAAGAAGTGCTTTGTCCTCCCGGTGACCTTCCCCTCGATCTTGTTGGACGCGATCATCTCCTTGAGCAGCCCGATGACCTTGTCGATGTAGTCGCGCCCCACGGTGGCGTGACCCTCGACGCTCTTCTTCAGCTGCTTGTAGGCGTCGGGCTTGAGGTACTGGAAGCAGAGGTCCTCGAGCTCGACCTTGACCGGGTGGAGCCCCAGGCGGTTGGCCAAGGGTGCGTAGATGTCCAACGTCTCCTGGGCGATCATGCGCTGCTTGTGCGGCTTCATGAAGTCCAGGGTGCGCATGTTGTGCAGACGGTCTGCCAGCTTGACCATGAGCACCCGGATGTCCTCGCTCATGGCCACGATCATCTTGCGGATGTTCTCGGCCTGGGCCTCCTCGCGCGACTCGAAGACCATCTTGCTGATCTTGGTCACGCCGTCCACGATGTGCGCCACCTCGGTGCCGAACTTCTCGCGGATCTCGTCGATGGTGGCCTTGGTGTCCTCCACCGTGTCGTGCAGCAGACCGGCCGCGATGCTGGCCTCGTCCAGGTGCATGCCGGCCAGGATGCTGGCCACGGACAGGGGGTGGGAGAGGTAGGGCTCGCCCGAGAGGCGCGTCTGTCCCTCGTGGGCCGAAGCGGAGAAGACGTAGGCCTTCTGGATGAGGGCCAGGTCCGGGTCCGGGATGTAGCCCTGGATCGTATCGATGATCTCGCCGATGCGGATCATCGGCGGAAGGCTCGGCTTTTGCGGAGTGGTCATTGCGTGAGAGCGGGCTGGGACCGCGAGGGCTCGATCCACCATCGCTCGAAGTTGTAGGTTATGCCGGCGGGGGCCGGTTCGATTCCCCGGATCCTGGCGCTGACGATGGGCAGGGCGTAGGGGACGTACAGGAAGCAGTACGGCTGGTCGTCGTGCAGCAGTTCCTGGATACGGTCATATATCCGCTTCCGCACCGCCTGATCAAGGGTTTCGCGGCCCTCTTCCAGCAGCCGGTCGACCTCTGGGTTGGCGTAGTGGACGAAGTTGAGCCCCTGCGGCGGCGTCTGGCTCGAGTGCCAGACCGTGTAGTTGTCCGGGTCCACGGTGGTGCTCCAGCCGAGGATCACGGCGTCGAAGTTGCCGGGATTGATGAACTCCTTGATGAACGAGGCCCACTCGATGGTCCTGATCTCGACCTTGATGCCTATCTGGCGCAGCCGCTCCTGGATGATGATCGCGGTCTTGGAGCGCTGCTCGTTGCCCTGGTTGGTGAGGATGGTGAAGGCGAAGGGCCTGCCGTCCTTGTCGAGGATGCCGTCGCCGTCGGTGTCGCGCCAGCCCGCCTCGGCGAGCATGGCCCGCGCCTTCTCCGGATCGTAGGAGAAGGACGCGATCTTGTCGTCGTAGACCCAGGTGCCGGGCTTGTAGGGGCCGACTGCGGGCATGCCCAGGCCGAAGAGCACGATCTTTATGATCTCCTGCTTGTCTATGGCGTGTGCCAGGGCCTGGCGCACCCGCCGGTCCGTGAAGAGCGGATTCTTCAGATTGTAGCCGAGATAGGTGTAGCCGAAGGAGACGTACTTGTACTTGGTGAAGTCCTTGCGCCACTCCGGCCCTTCGGTCTGGAAGAGATACTGCTTGGGCGTCAGGTCCATCATGTCCAGGTTGTGGGCCTTGAGCTCCATGAACTGGGTGCCGGTGTCGGGGATGATGCGCAGGATGATGCGGTCCACGTAGGGCCGTCCCAGGAAATAGCGCGGGTTGGCCGTGAGCACGAGATAGCGCCCGGGCACCCACTCCTTGAGCATGTACGGCCCCGCGCCCACGGGCTCGCGGGCGTACTTCGTCTCCAGGAGGTTCTCGTGCTCCAGGATGTGGCGCGGCACGATCTCCCCGGCCCAGGTGATGAGGGAGCGCGCAAAGACCTTGTCGTAAAGAACCTCGAAGGTGTAGTCATCTATGAGCCGGAATTCCGAGACGGCCTTGTAGTCGTCCCCGTAGGCAGTGGGCGTCTTGGGATCGATCATCATCTTGTAGGTGAACTCGACGTCCCTGGCGGTCAGGGGCGCGCCGTCCTGCCAGACGATGTCGCGGCGAAGATGGAAACGGATGCGCTTGCCGCCGTCCAGCACCTCGTAGGACTGCGCGGCGTAAGGCACGAGATTGAGGTTCTTGTCGTAGCGCAGGAGGGAAATATAGAGCAGCCCGGTGACCGAGGCCGAGGAACTGTCCGTGGCCAGGTTGGGGATGAGGTTCGACGGCTCGCCGATGGTCGCCTGGACGATGCGTCCGCCGTAGACCGGGGTGACGACGTCCTGCGAGGACGCGGCGGGACGCGCGGCCGCAGCGTTTTCGGCGCGGGCGGCGGCCGGTGTCTTGGTCGGCTCCTCCCCCTTGCATGCGACAAGCAGCGCGAGGAGCGCCATGAGCATTCCGAAACGCATTGTCATGTTGCTTAGAGTCCCATCCGGATTATCAATTTCCTACGACGGAGGTCACAAAGTATGCTCAAGTCCACAAAAAAAGCCAAGCAACTCTTGCTTACGCCTGAATATTTGTCTAAATGGTGTGGATGCTTACGTGTGCGGACTAAATCGGAGCATCAGGCCCCGTTCACGGGCGCTGCCACCGCACGGACAGCAGGGGGAGCCTCAATCACATGACACATGACGAAGAGGGTCGCGCGAAGGAGATCCTCTCACACTTCATCAAGGACAGTGTTCCCGAATACATCCTGGAAGGCGCGCAGTCCATCCTCGACAGCGGCGGAGTCCGCAAGCTTTCGCTCAAGAAACGGGAACAGTTCTGGGACATCGACGCCCAGATCCAGGGCGATGATTTCCAGAGCTATGCCGCAGAGCTGGGGTTGAATCTCCAGGACGGGAACATCAACTACTACTGCAACTGTCCGGATTCCTTTTCCGGCGTCTGCCGCCACATCGGCGCAGGCGCGCTCAAGCTGCTGCAGTCGCTCGAGATCCCGGACGACCAGGAAGAAGCCCCCAAGGTCCGCACCGACTGGCGCCAGTCCTATCGTTCGTTCTTCGCCACGGCGCACGAGCCCGAGGCGGGCAAGCACTATCTCGTCTACCGCTTCTACGCCGAGCCCGGACGCCTTCAGGTCGCGTTCTTCCGCGCGCGGCAGAACAAGTCCGGCCTCTCCCAGGTCCAGAACGAAGTCACCCTGGCCCAGATCTACGAGAACGAGGACTGGTGCGAGAGCGTGCCGCTGCTGCCCGAGGCCGCGCGGCAGGTCGCCTCGTTCCTCGACTACGCCGGGCACCGCGTGGAGCTGCCCGCGGGCCTGCTGACCTGGTTCCTCTGGGCCATCAAGGACGAATACTATCTTTTCCAGGCGGACAG
Protein-coding regions in this window:
- a CDS encoding peptide-binding protein, with the protein product MTMRFGMLMALLALLVACKGEEPTKTPAAARAENAAAARPAASSQDVVTPVYGGRIVQATIGEPSNLIPNLATDSSSASVTGLLYISLLRYDKNLNLVPYAAQSYEVLDGGKRIRFHLRRDIVWQDGAPLTARDVEFTYKMMIDPKTPTAYGDDYKAVSEFRLIDDYTFEVLYDKVFARSLITWAGEIVPRHILEHENLLETKYAREPVGAGPYMLKEWVPGRYLVLTANPRYFLGRPYVDRIILRIIPDTGTQFMELKAHNLDMMDLTPKQYLFQTEGPEWRKDFTKYKYVSFGYTYLGYNLKNPLFTDRRVRQALAHAIDKQEIIKIVLFGLGMPAVGPYKPGTWVYDDKIASFSYDPEKARAMLAEAGWRDTDGDGILDKDGRPFAFTILTNQGNEQRSKTAIIIQERLRQIGIKVEIRTIEWASFIKEFINPGNFDAVILGWSTTVDPDNYTVWHSSQTPPQGLNFVHYANPEVDRLLEEGRETLDQAVRKRIYDRIQELLHDDQPYCFLYVPYALPIVSARIRGIEPAPAGITYNFERWWIEPSRSQPALTQ
- a CDS encoding bifunctional (p)ppGpp synthetase/guanosine-3',5'-bis(diphosphate) 3'-pyrophosphohydrolase, whose amino-acid sequence is MIRIGEIIDTIQGYIPDPDLALIQKAYVFSASAHEGQTRLSGEPYLSHPLSVASILAGMHLDEASIAAGLLHDTVEDTKATIDEIREKFGTEVAHIVDGVTKISKMVFESREEAQAENIRKMIVAMSEDIRVLMVKLADRLHNMRTLDFMKPHKQRMIAQETLDIYAPLANRLGLHPVKVELEDLCFQYLKPDAYKQLKKSVEGHATVGRDYIDKVIGLLKEMIASNKIEGKVTGRTKHFFSIYNKMLQQGLTFDQVYDLIAFRVVVSSLKDCYAVLGLVHATWRPVPGRFKDYISMPKNNMYQSLHTTVVGPDGERIEIQIRTHEMHKLAELGVAAHWQYKESQLGMKSRDMEKFSWLRQILDWQKETKDPRDFMANLRSDLFSDEVYVFTPRGDVKELPEGATPVDFAYLIHSQVGDHCSGAKVNGKLVPLSSKLTNGDTVEVFTDSSRRPSRDWLKFVKTAKAISRIKHFIRTEERERSILLGREMLEKEGRKMGVNFAKVLQSGDLEPIAEEYSFKSVEELLSAVGYSRITPKKLLHRLLPKEPEEEKPAAAEEAPKAAPLPMDKVRIKGVDDVLVRYAQCCDPLPGDPIVGYITRGRGVTVHTADCPNVKNLEPERLLSIAWEGQEDKPYPAKISIKAKNVPGALAQVAEVLAEQGVNIDTGTFISSEDHTSDVILTIEVRDSAHLYATIDRLSSLDKVLGVSRLSLA